A single window of Streptomyces griseoviridis DNA harbors:
- the dhaK gene encoding dihydroxyacetone kinase subunit DhaK, which yields MRMLINVPETVVADALRGMAAAHPELTVDVENRVIVRRDAPVAGKVALVSGGGSGHEPLHGGFVGPGMLSAACPGEVFTSPVPDQMLRAAAAVNSGAGVLFIVKNYTGDVLNFDMAAELAEDEGIQVAKVLVNDDVAVTDSLYTAGRRGTGATLFVEKIAGAAADEGQPLERVEAIGRQVNENSRSFGVALSACSTPAKGSPTFDLPDGELELGVGIHGEPGRERRPMMTSGEIAEFAVDAVLDDMSPRNPVLVLVNGMGATPLLELYGFNAEVQRILTARGVAVARTLVGNYVTSLDMAGASVTLCQVDGELLRLWDAPVRTAGLRWGM from the coding sequence ATGAGGATGCTCATCAACGTCCCGGAGACCGTGGTGGCCGACGCGCTGCGCGGCATGGCGGCGGCCCATCCCGAACTGACCGTCGACGTCGAGAACCGGGTGATAGTGCGGCGGGACGCCCCCGTGGCCGGGAAGGTCGCCCTGGTGTCCGGCGGCGGCTCGGGGCACGAGCCACTGCACGGCGGGTTCGTGGGGCCCGGCATGCTGTCCGCCGCCTGTCCTGGCGAGGTGTTCACGTCCCCGGTGCCCGACCAGATGCTGCGGGCCGCCGCGGCCGTGAACAGCGGCGCGGGCGTGCTGTTCATAGTCAAGAACTACACCGGCGACGTCCTCAACTTCGACATGGCGGCCGAGCTGGCCGAGGACGAGGGCATCCAGGTCGCCAAGGTGCTGGTCAACGACGACGTGGCGGTCACCGACAGCCTGTACACGGCCGGCCGCCGCGGCACCGGCGCGACGCTGTTCGTCGAGAAGATCGCCGGCGCAGCCGCCGACGAGGGACAGCCCCTGGAACGCGTCGAGGCGATCGGACGGCAGGTCAACGAGAACTCCCGCAGCTTCGGCGTCGCGCTCAGCGCCTGCTCCACCCCCGCGAAGGGCAGCCCCACCTTCGATCTCCCGGACGGCGAACTGGAGTTGGGCGTCGGCATCCACGGCGAGCCCGGCCGGGAGCGGCGGCCCATGATGACGTCGGGTGAGATAGCCGAGTTCGCGGTGGACGCCGTCCTCGACGACATGTCCCCGCGCAACCCGGTGCTCGTGCTGGTCAACGGCATGGGCGCCACCCCGCTGCTGGAGCTGTACGGCTTCAACGCCGAGGTGCAGCGCATCCTCACGGCGCGTGGTGTCGCCGTCGCCCGCACCCTCGTCGGCAACTACGTCACGTCCCTCGACATGGCCGGCGCCTCCGTCACCCTCTGCCAGGTCGACGGCGAGCTGCTGCGCCTGTGGGACGCGCCGGTGCGGACCGCGGGGCTGCGCTGGGGTATGTGA
- the dhaL gene encoding dihydroxyacetone kinase subunit DhaL codes for MLDADFFRRWMTATAASVEREADRLTALDSPIGDADHGSNLRRGFAAVTATLEKEAPDTPGGVLTVSGRQLISTVGGASGPLYGTLLRRTGKALGDAAEVSEAEFATAFRTGVEAVMTLGGAAPGDKTMIDALLPAVDALGDGFGAARTAAEQGALATTPLQARKGRASYLGERSIGHQDPGATSAALLVAALTEAHGD; via the coding sequence GTGCTCGACGCCGATTTCTTCCGTCGTTGGATGACGGCGACCGCCGCGTCCGTGGAGCGCGAGGCCGATCGGCTCACCGCGCTCGACTCGCCCATCGGGGACGCCGACCACGGCAGCAACCTGCGCCGGGGGTTCGCGGCCGTCACGGCGACCCTGGAGAAGGAGGCCCCGGACACCCCTGGCGGGGTGCTCACGGTCAGCGGACGGCAGTTGATCTCGACCGTCGGCGGGGCGTCCGGGCCGCTGTACGGCACGCTGCTGCGCCGCACCGGCAAGGCTCTCGGGGACGCCGCCGAGGTCAGCGAGGCCGAGTTCGCCACGGCGTTCCGCACCGGGGTGGAGGCGGTGATGACCCTCGGCGGCGCGGCACCCGGCGACAAGACGATGATCGACGCCCTGCTGCCCGCCGTCGACGCGCTCGGCGACGGTTTCGGGGCCGCCCGCACGGCGGCCGAGCAGGGCGCGCTGGCCACCACACCGTTGCAGGCGCGCAAGGGACGGGCCAGCTACCTGGGCGAGCGCAGCATCGGCCACCAGGACCCCGGCGCCACGTCGGCGGCCCTGCTGGTCGCGGCCCTCACGGAGGCACACGGTGACTGA
- a CDS encoding PTS-dependent dihydroxyacetone kinase phosphotransferase subunit DhaM: protein MTDTNLVGIVLVSHSAAVAASVAELARGLTGGGTTVRVASAGGAEDGGLGTSAELIAEAAASVDRGAGVAILTDLGSAVLTVKALLAEGDELPDGARLVDAPFVEGAVAAVVTASTGADLAAVEAAAAEAYTYRKV, encoded by the coding sequence GTGACTGACACGAATCTGGTCGGGATCGTCCTCGTGTCCCACAGCGCCGCGGTCGCCGCGTCCGTGGCCGAACTGGCGCGCGGACTGACCGGCGGCGGGACGACGGTGCGGGTGGCCTCGGCGGGCGGCGCCGAGGACGGCGGGCTCGGCACCAGCGCGGAGCTGATCGCCGAAGCCGCCGCCTCCGTGGACCGCGGGGCCGGCGTCGCCATCCTCACCGACCTGGGCAGTGCCGTGCTCACGGTGAAGGCGCTGCTCGCCGAGGGCGACGAACTCCCGGACGGCGCCCGGCTGGTGGACGCCCCGTTCGTCGAGGGAGCGGTGGCCGCGGTCGTCACGGCGTCCACGGGCGCCGACCTGGCGGCGGTGGAGGCGGCGGCCGCGGAGGCGTACACCTACCGGAAGGTCTGA
- a CDS encoding TetR/AcrR family transcriptional regulator has translation MTAAGGRTGRPPLTEERKAEIRLDIARAAVDLFVNQGVTATTGEQIGQAVGISARTVWRYFPSKEACVRPLFTAGIDLLADRLRQWGPGEPLDEIFTPALTTDLRVGQGPDRATVGALVRLTRTEPGLRAVWLQTHDEAEPAFARALAERAGLPADDLRSTIQAAMFNAALRAAVEHYAWHDADAGLDRTAAEAALERTLREALITATEGLT, from the coding sequence ATGACCGCAGCCGGCGGACGCACCGGACGGCCGCCCCTCACCGAGGAGCGGAAGGCCGAGATCCGGTTGGACATCGCGCGGGCCGCGGTCGACCTGTTCGTCAACCAGGGCGTGACGGCGACCACCGGCGAGCAGATCGGGCAGGCGGTCGGCATCTCCGCGCGCACCGTCTGGCGCTACTTCCCCAGCAAGGAGGCGTGCGTCAGGCCCCTCTTCACGGCGGGCATCGACCTGCTCGCCGACCGGCTGCGACAGTGGGGGCCCGGGGAGCCCCTGGACGAGATCTTCACACCGGCCCTGACGACGGACCTGCGGGTGGGGCAGGGCCCCGACCGGGCCACCGTGGGCGCCCTGGTGCGGCTCACCCGTACCGAGCCGGGGCTGCGCGCGGTCTGGCTCCAGACCCACGACGAAGCCGAACCGGCGTTCGCCCGCGCCCTCGCCGAGCGCGCCGGGCTGCCGGCGGACGACCTGCGGTCCACGATCCAGGCGGCGATGTTCAACGCGGCCCTGCGCGCGGCCGTCGAGCACTACGCCTGGCACGACGCCGACGCCGGCCTCGACCGCACGGCGGCGGAGGCGGCCCTCGAACGCACCCTGCGCGAGGCGCTCATCACCGCCACGGAGGGGCTGACCTGA
- a CDS encoding SDR family NAD(P)-dependent oxidoreductase, whose translation MTAVDGRSVIVTGAGSGIGRAAALAFAAQGDRVVVADLNADTAGAVVTEIEEAGGTAVAVVGDLSDQAVVDEVARTAVESFGGVDVLVNNAGIMDRMSALADVSDTEWERVLRVNLTAPFLLTRAVLPHMLKAGRGAIVNTASEAGLRGSAAGAAYTASKHGVVGLTKNLAVMYRKQGIRANAIAPGGTLTGIVLDADQTAHGPATLGAHFVNAGALAQPEEQAAVIVFLASDAASNINGAVLPVDDGWAAV comes from the coding sequence ATGACCGCAGTCGACGGACGCAGCGTGATCGTCACCGGGGCGGGCTCGGGCATCGGGCGCGCCGCCGCCCTCGCCTTCGCGGCCCAGGGCGACCGGGTCGTGGTCGCGGACCTGAACGCCGACACGGCCGGGGCCGTCGTCACGGAGATCGAGGAAGCGGGCGGCACCGCGGTGGCCGTGGTGGGCGACCTCAGCGACCAGGCGGTGGTCGACGAGGTGGCACGCACCGCCGTGGAGTCCTTCGGCGGGGTCGACGTCCTCGTGAACAACGCCGGGATCATGGACCGGATGTCGGCGCTCGCGGACGTCTCGGACACCGAGTGGGAGCGGGTTCTGCGGGTCAACCTCACCGCGCCCTTCCTGCTGACCAGGGCGGTGCTGCCGCACATGCTGAAGGCGGGCAGGGGCGCGATAGTGAACACCGCCTCCGAGGCGGGCCTGCGGGGCAGCGCGGCGGGCGCCGCCTACACGGCTTCGAAGCACGGGGTGGTGGGGCTGACGAAGAACCTCGCGGTGATGTACCGCAAGCAGGGCATCCGGGCCAACGCGATAGCCCCGGGCGGCACCCTGACCGGCATCGTCCTCGACGCCGACCAGACCGCCCACGGCCCGGCCACCCTCGGCGCGCACTTCGTCAACGCCGGCGCGCTGGCCCAGCCCGAGGAACAGGCCGCGGTGATCGTGTTCCTCGCCTCGGACGCCGCGAGCAACATCAACGGCGCGGTGCTGCCGGTCGACGACGGCTGGGCGGCGGTCTGA
- a CDS encoding glycoside hydrolase family 75 protein, with translation MRVPSLTLAAAGMALLAPAMLPGADLRVHEEPVAWSEGTVRAADLLARTRTCVQVSRGRYRSDDGMPANIPVCGTRDAVFWKADLDIDCDGRPTARCNRRTDPLFSGATAFPQSDGRPLSAESLPYIVVPAPSRIWNHRDHGVGGGSVAAVVYRDRVRYAVVGDVGPRRVIGEASYATARGLGIVADPRDGGTAKDVTYIVFRDARIKPIEDRAATVATGERLARMFLTGK, from the coding sequence GTGCGTGTCCCTTCGCTGACGCTGGCCGCGGCAGGCATGGCCCTGCTCGCCCCGGCGATGTTGCCCGGCGCGGATCTCCGCGTCCACGAGGAGCCGGTGGCGTGGAGCGAGGGCACGGTCCGCGCCGCCGATCTGCTGGCCAGGACGCGCACGTGCGTCCAGGTCTCCCGCGGCCGCTACCGCAGTGACGACGGGATGCCCGCGAACATCCCCGTCTGCGGCACCAGGGACGCCGTCTTCTGGAAGGCGGACCTGGACATCGACTGCGACGGCCGGCCCACCGCCCGCTGCAACCGCCGCACCGACCCGCTCTTCTCCGGTGCCACCGCCTTCCCGCAGTCCGACGGGCGTCCGCTGAGCGCCGAGTCGCTGCCGTACATCGTCGTGCCCGCGCCGAGCCGTATCTGGAACCACCGCGACCACGGGGTGGGCGGCGGTTCCGTGGCCGCCGTCGTCTACCGGGACCGGGTGCGGTACGCGGTGGTCGGGGACGTCGGCCCGCGCAGGGTCATCGGTGAGGCGTCCTACGCCACCGCCCGCGGCCTGGGGATCGTCGCCGACCCACGGGACGGCGGCACCGCCAAGGACGTGACCTACATCGTCTTCCGCGACGCGCGGATCAAGCCCATCGAGGACCGCGCCGCCACGGTCGCCACGGGCGAGCGCCTCGCGCGGATGTTCCTGACCGGCAAGTGA
- a CDS encoding fibronectin type III domain-containing protein, with translation MRRAAVLLRRALVLAAALPLAVSCGWGGGDDDGRLPGAPVGVTAEAGSATSVHVMWNAVSAQPAVTGYEVYRGATKVREVPGGERMVDVVRLSPGTAYTFTVRARNSEGRLGPPSRTVRATTPAAVAADRAAPSRPGSTRGRAVGSRAVQLSWSASTDDRAVLSYDVYQGTTKIHSVGGNQTATVVTGLRPGTAYAFTVRARDAADNVSEPGATVRLTTPGTDDGRDTAPTGFKATSHREDGAYSLDLSWTPPRTDGVITEYQIRLDGQAATSLVYGGNPPRGKATYSFYVGRDAGVTHRVRIRAKLPDGTWGGYSTERTVTTGGG, from the coding sequence GTGCGCCGTGCCGCCGTTCTCCTGCGTCGAGCCCTCGTCCTCGCCGCCGCGCTGCCGCTGGCCGTCTCCTGCGGCTGGGGCGGCGGGGACGACGACGGCCGGCTGCCCGGGGCCCCGGTGGGGGTCACCGCCGAGGCGGGCAGCGCCACCAGCGTGCACGTGATGTGGAACGCGGTGTCGGCCCAGCCGGCCGTCACCGGGTACGAGGTGTACCGGGGCGCCACGAAGGTGCGGGAGGTGCCAGGCGGCGAGCGCATGGTGGACGTCGTCCGGCTCTCCCCCGGCACCGCGTACACCTTCACCGTGCGGGCCAGGAACAGCGAGGGCCGGCTCGGGCCACCCAGCCGCACGGTGCGGGCGACGACCCCCGCGGCCGTCGCCGCCGACCGGGCCGCGCCGTCCCGGCCCGGCTCCACCCGGGGGCGGGCCGTCGGCAGCCGGGCCGTCCAGCTCTCCTGGTCCGCGTCGACGGACGACCGGGCGGTGCTCTCCTACGACGTCTACCAGGGGACGACGAAGATCCACAGCGTGGGCGGGAACCAGACGGCGACCGTCGTCACCGGGCTGCGGCCCGGCACCGCGTACGCCTTCACCGTGCGGGCCAGGGACGCCGCCGACAACGTCTCGGAGCCCGGCGCCACCGTCCGCCTCACCACCCCCGGGACCGACGACGGCCGCGACACCGCGCCCACCGGGTTCAAGGCCACCAGCCACCGCGAGGACGGCGCCTACTCGCTCGACCTGTCCTGGACCCCGCCGCGCACGGACGGCGTGATCACCGAGTACCAGATCCGGCTGGACGGGCAGGCCGCCACCTCCCTCGTCTACGGCGGGAACCCGCCGCGCGGCAAGGCGACCTACAGCTTCTACGTGGGCCGGGACGCCGGGGTGACCCACCGGGTCAGGATCCGCGCCAAACTGCCCGACGGCACCTGGGGCGGCTACTCGACGGAACGGACCGTGACGACCGGCGGCGGATGA
- a CDS encoding PadR family transcriptional regulator, with the protein MSLPHAILTALLEKPSSGLELTRRFDRSIGYFWSATHQQIYRELGRLEADGHIRALPTAQPARGQRKSYEVLEAGRAELARWTAASQDPKPYRDALLLRLRAAAVVGGTGIEPDLRRHLDLHQRQLAEYEAIEKRDFPPGRDTPQDRLQHLVLRAGIDLETFWTQWLSHALTEFTHLGDLADFDGHDDPDGPDGPDGTM; encoded by the coding sequence ATGTCACTCCCGCACGCGATCCTCACCGCCCTGCTCGAGAAACCGTCGTCGGGGCTGGAGCTGACCCGCAGGTTCGACCGGTCGATCGGGTACTTCTGGTCGGCCACGCACCAGCAGATCTACCGCGAGCTGGGAAGACTGGAGGCCGACGGGCACATCCGCGCGCTGCCCACGGCGCAGCCGGCCCGCGGACAGCGGAAGAGCTACGAGGTGCTGGAGGCCGGCCGCGCCGAACTCGCCCGCTGGACCGCCGCGTCCCAGGACCCGAAGCCCTACCGCGACGCCCTGCTGCTGCGGCTGCGCGCCGCGGCGGTGGTCGGCGGCACCGGCATCGAGCCCGACCTGCGCCGCCATCTCGACCTGCACCAGCGGCAGTTGGCCGAGTACGAGGCGATCGAGAAGCGGGACTTCCCGCCCGGCAGGGACACCCCGCAGGACCGCCTCCAGCACCTCGTCCTGCGCGCGGGCATCGACCTGGAGACCTTCTGGACCCAGTGGCTCAGCCACGCCCTGACGGAGTTCACCCACCTCGGGGACCTCGCCGACTTCGACGGCCACGACGATCCTGACGGCCCTGACGGCCCTGACGGCACGATGTGA
- a CDS encoding NADPH-dependent 2,4-dienoyl-CoA reductase, which translates to MSRYPHLLRPLDLGFTTLPNRVLMGSMHVGLEEAEHGFERMAAFYAERARGGVGLIVTGGIAPNEAGRPYEGGATLTTEAEAERHTVITEAVHREGGKIAMQILHFGRYAHHRDLVAPSPLQAPISPFRPRELTDAEIEETIDDYARAARLARLAGYDGVEIMGSEGYLINEFIAAPTNRRTDRWGGDHEHRSRFPVEIVRRVRAAVGDDFIVVYRLSMLDLIPGGSTLDEVIALAKAVEAAGATLINTGIGWHEARIPTIATSVPRGAYTWVTRRLMGEVTVPLVTTNRINTPELAEELLADGCADMVSMARPMLADPDFVAKARAGTPEAINTCVGCNQACLDHTFSGLITSCLVNPRACHETELVLSPTRLRRRVAVVGAGPAGLACAVTAAERGHHVTLFDSAAEIGGQLNVARKVPGKQEFDETLRYFRHQLAARGVALRLGVRVEASDVAEFDDIVVATGVTPRVPDIPGVDHPSVLGYLDVLRDEAPVGDRVAVLGAGGIGFDVAAYLTDDGERASQDPATYFRRWGVDTGHRTPGGLVTPERPAPPRTVHLLQRKPTKVGGGLGRTTGWIHRAELKHRGVTMVPGVRYDSIDDAGLHLTVDGRSTVLAVDTVVLCTGQEPRRGLYEELRAAGRAAHLVGGADVAAELDAKRAVRQGTEVAAAL; encoded by the coding sequence ATGAGCCGCTACCCGCACCTGCTCCGCCCGCTCGACCTGGGCTTCACCACGCTCCCCAACCGCGTCCTCATGGGCTCCATGCACGTCGGCCTGGAAGAGGCCGAGCACGGCTTCGAGCGGATGGCCGCGTTCTACGCGGAGCGGGCGCGCGGGGGAGTGGGCCTGATCGTCACCGGGGGCATCGCGCCCAACGAGGCGGGACGGCCCTACGAGGGCGGCGCCACCCTCACCACCGAGGCCGAGGCCGAACGGCACACCGTCATCACCGAGGCCGTGCACCGCGAGGGCGGCAAGATCGCGATGCAGATCCTGCACTTCGGCCGGTACGCCCACCACCGGGACCTGGTCGCCCCGAGCCCCCTCCAGGCCCCCATCAGCCCCTTCAGACCGCGCGAACTCACCGACGCCGAGATCGAGGAGACCATCGACGACTACGCCCGCGCCGCCCGCCTCGCCCGGCTGGCCGGCTACGACGGCGTCGAGATCATGGGCTCCGAGGGCTACCTGATCAACGAGTTCATCGCCGCGCCCACCAACCGGCGCACCGACCGCTGGGGCGGCGACCACGAGCACCGCTCGCGCTTCCCGGTCGAGATCGTGCGCCGGGTGCGCGCGGCGGTCGGCGACGACTTCATCGTCGTCTACCGGCTGTCCATGCTGGACCTGATCCCCGGCGGCTCCACCCTCGACGAGGTCATCGCCCTCGCCAAGGCCGTCGAGGCGGCGGGCGCGACCCTCATCAACACCGGGATCGGCTGGCACGAGGCCCGTATCCCCACCATCGCGACGTCCGTGCCACGCGGCGCCTACACCTGGGTGACCAGACGTCTGATGGGCGAGGTGACCGTCCCGCTCGTCACCACCAACCGCATCAACACCCCCGAACTCGCCGAGGAGTTGCTCGCCGACGGCTGCGCGGACATGGTGTCGATGGCCCGCCCGATGCTCGCCGACCCCGACTTCGTCGCCAAGGCGCGGGCCGGCACACCCGAGGCCATCAACACCTGCGTCGGCTGCAACCAGGCCTGCCTCGACCACACCTTCAGCGGCCTGATCACCTCCTGCCTGGTCAACCCGCGCGCCTGCCACGAGACCGAGCTGGTCCTCTCCCCGACCCGGCTGCGCAGGCGCGTCGCCGTGGTCGGCGCGGGCCCGGCCGGGCTCGCCTGCGCGGTCACCGCGGCCGAACGCGGCCACCACGTCACCCTGTTCGACTCCGCGGCCGAGATCGGCGGCCAGCTCAACGTCGCCCGCAAGGTCCCCGGCAAGCAGGAGTTCGACGAGACCCTGCGCTACTTCCGCCACCAACTCGCGGCGCGTGGAGTCGCGTTGCGGCTCGGCGTGCGGGTCGAGGCGTCCGACGTCGCCGAGTTCGACGACATCGTGGTCGCCACCGGCGTCACCCCGCGCGTCCCCGACATCCCCGGTGTCGACCACCCGAGCGTCCTCGGCTACCTGGACGTGCTGCGCGACGAGGCGCCCGTCGGCGACCGGGTCGCCGTCCTCGGTGCGGGCGGCATCGGCTTCGACGTCGCCGCCTACCTCACCGACGACGGCGAGCGGGCCAGCCAGGACCCCGCGACGTACTTCCGCCGCTGGGGCGTCGACACCGGCCATCGCACCCCCGGCGGACTCGTCACCCCCGAACGGCCCGCGCCGCCCCGCACCGTGCACCTGCTCCAGCGCAAGCCCACCAAGGTCGGCGGCGGCCTCGGCAGGACCACCGGCTGGATCCACCGCGCCGAACTCAAACACCGGGGCGTCACCATGGTCCCCGGCGTGCGCTACGACAGCATCGACGACGCCGGACTCCACCTCACCGTCGACGGGCGGAGCACCGTCCTCGCCGTCGACACCGTCGTCCTGTGCACCGGCCAGGAACCCCGCCGCGGCCTGTACGAGGAACTGCGCGCCGCCGGCCGCGCCGCGCACCTCGTCGGAGGCGCCGACGTGGCCGCCGAACTGGACGCCAAGCGCGCCGTCAGGCAGGGCACCGAGGTCGCGGCGGCCCTGTAG